The Candidatus Roseilinea sp. sequence CGCGCCATCGCCTGGCGCATCATCTCCGGCTGCGGCTTGCCGATGATGAGCGGCTCAACGCCTGTTGAGACGCGCAGCGCGGCGAGCGTGGCGCCGTTGCCGGGCACGATGCCGCGTTCGCTCGGGTAAGTCACATCGGGGTTGGTGCCGATGAACACCGCGCCACGCCGGATCAGCAAGCATGCCTCGGCGAGCTTATCGTAGGTTAGCGCGCGGTCCCAGCCAACGACCACATGCGTAGCCTGCTCCGGTTGCTCGTTCACCACCTGCAATCCTTTCGCGCGCAATTCGGCGACTAGGCCAGGCTCTCCGATGACAAACACGCGCGCTTCGGGCGCATGCCGGGCTAAGTAGGCCGCCGTCGCCTGCGGGGCGGTGAGCACTTCGTCGAGCGTCACCGACACACCCAACCCACGCAGCTTGGCGAGATACTCCGCGCCGCTCTTGCTGGCGTTGTTGGTTGCCAGGATCAACCGGATCCCCAACCTGCGCACTGTCTCAAAAAATCGCGGCATACCCGGCAGCGCTTGACTGCCGCGCCAGAGCACGCCATCCATGTCAACGATGAGATGTCGAATCGCAGCGAGCGAAATCGGCCTCACGCATCACCTCAATCTTTAACGCGCAATTTCGCGGGCCAGCGCGCCTCACACTTCTTCACCAAACCGAGGGCTGAAGCGCCGGAAGACCAGGTAGCCGATGAACAACACGGCGATCGCTGTGGCTACCGTGCGCAGGACGAAGTACGGATCGGTCGGCCTGCCCCAGTACATCAAATCCTGGTAAATGTTGACCAAAGACGCTACTGGGTTCAGTCGGCGCACCCACAGGCCGACTTCAGGCTGCGGCGCGTTATCTATGTCATACCAGATCGGCGTGAGGAAGAACAGCGCCAGCATGCCCAGCTCCAGGATGAATTGCGTATCGCGATAGAACACATTGAGCGTGGACAACAAGAACGATACGCCGATGTTGAACAGAACCTGAATGATGATCACCAGGGGCAGCATCAGCAACGTCAAAGAGATGGGGTGGCCGGAGAGGGCCGTCACCAACAGCCACATCGGCAACGCCAGCAGAAAATTCACCAGGTTGGAGATCACCACCGACACCGGCAAAATCGCGCGCGGGAAGTACACCTTTTTAACCAGCGCGGCGTTTGCCACGACGCTGCCGGCGGCGCCGGTCACCGCTGCGGAGAAGAAATTCCAGGCCAACAACCCCGAGAGGATGAATACATTGTAGTGTTGAATCGTCGGCGGCGCGCGATTGATGATGCCAAAAGCAAATGTCATCACCAACATCATCCCCAGCGGTTGCAGGAATGACCACGCGACGCCGAGCAGAGAGCCGCGGTAGCGCGTCTTCAGGTCGCGCACAACGAGCATCCGCAGCAACGCCCGATACTTCCAAATCTCAGCCAGTTCAGAGAGGAGATGCTTCATAGGATCGTCTCGTCTTGTTGATGCCTTCGAGCACGCACCGGTTGCGTCTTCGAGCGGGCCAGCAATTGCTCGTAGAGCGATGTTATGACCGAGGCGGCATGCTCCCACCCGAATCGTTGAACCGCCATATGGCGCAACTGCTCGCCCAACATTCGCCGACGCTGTGGGTGGTCGAGCAAATCGGCCACACGGCGCGCCAGCGCCTCGCTATCGCCGGGCGGCGCGTATACGCCCAACGCGCCGAGGTATTCGCGCTGCGCCGGCGTATCGAAGGCCACCGTCGGCAACGCCATCGCCATGTAGTTGAGGATTTTGCCGCTGCCCTCGGTCAGCGACAGCTTAGGGGCAACGGCCAAATCGCCAAGCGCCAGCATGCGCGGCGCCTCAAGATACGGCACGCGCCCGGTAAAGATGACGTCGGGCAGCGCGCCGGCCTCTGCGGCCACCCGCTGCCACATCTCCACGCCAGGATATCCCATCACCAGCCAACGCAGGCGCCGCCCTTCAGCCTTCAGGCGCGCAGCAGCCTCGATCAGGTTCCGAATGCCCTGGTGCGCCGCCAGCAGGCCAATAAAGACGACCACCGGTTCATCTGGCGCAATTCCCCATCGCGCGCGCAAGTGCGCGCGAGCTTCGGCAGAGAGCACGTTGGGGCGAAAGACTTGCGAATTGACGCCGTCGGGCAGCGCCTGCACCGGAACCCGATCCCCCAATTTCGCCCGCAGTGCGCTCGCCGCATGACGTGTGCTGGTTAAGACGGCATGGGGGATGCGATCGGCCACCTGTTCGACGCGCCGAAAGATCGCATGAGCCATAGAGTTCGCCTTGATGAAGCGGTGTTGCAGCAACTCATCGGTCAGGCTGCCCTGATAATCGAAGACGACCGGGATGCGCCATGGTCGGGCCAGCACGCCGGCGATCAGCGCGCCCTCGTGCAAGTGGGCATGGATCACGTCAAATCGGTTGCGGCTCAGGACGCGCACTAATCGGATGCTGAGCAACGCGTCAAAGGCAAATTTGTGACGCGACGATCCAACCTCGTAGTCGCGATGCCAGGGCGTCGGCATGGTGCGCACGATGCGAATGCCGGGGACATCGCTGCCCTTGTAGTAGGTGAGGATGGTGACTTGATGGCCGAGCGCCTGCAAGGCGCGCGCTTCCTCCAGGATGCGCACATGACAACCGTAGTCGCTAAAAAAGGATGTGGGGGCGAGGCTGAGGATGTGCATGGTGTGCAATGATTCTCGCGACGTGGCGGCGCCGGCTATCGCTGAGCCAGCGCCGCGCTGTTTGATATTGATGGGCGCGTGACGCTAGCGCCTCTTGTTGCCGGTGAGTCGGCTTGCCATACCCTCACCCAGGAACATCTTGAGCAACCCGCCGGAGTCTCGCTCGATGGGAATATGCCCTTCGACCCGGCCTCGACGCCAGTTGGCCAGCCACTCCCGGCGGCGCTCCTCAGCTTGCGTCAGCATGTGTGTAACCGCCTCTGTGTTATGCGCGGCGATGGCGTCGCGCAGCGCCATGCATTGCAGCATCACCTGGTTCAGCCAATGTATAACGACATCCGGCTGCGCCTCCAGGGCGGCGGAGAAGCTCGGCGCGCGTTCAGCGCCTTTGACCGCCTGGCCAAACGCGGCGCCGGCCATCCACATCCGATCCCACCAGGCAGCATCGCTGCTCACAGCCAGCATCAACAAGCTGCTTAGGATTGCCGGCATCGCATCCACCGCCACCGCCATGCCGTCGCGTTCGGCCGGATCCACGAAGATAGGCTTAGCGCCCATCTGATTCGCCAAGGCGACGAGTGTGTCCACCGTCTGGGTGCGGGCGCCGCGGCTCGGCACGATCGCCCAGATCGCATCGCGCATGCTGTCGGCGCTGGGCAGTTCGCCATCGCCACTCACTCGGTCAGGATGATAGACCAGCGACGTGCTGAAGAAAGGCACATCACCGCCCAGCAAGCCTTCGGCCACTCGCAACGCGGCGACATTGGGTCCGCCGACTGTTGCAACGATGGTGTCCGGGCCGAGGTCGGGCGCGATGGCACGCAGGATGACTTCCAACTCTTCGTGGGGTGCGCAGATGAACACAGCCGCCGCATTCTCACACGCGCGCGGCAGATTCCATTCACTGCGATCAATCGCTTTGGCAAGCTCGGCCCGGCGCATCGCATCGCGGTCCTTGTCATGGCCCACCACCTCGACCTCTTTGAGCGCCTGCTTGACGGCCATGCCCAGCGACATGCTGACAAAATCGCAACCGACCAAGGCAATTTTGGCTTTGTTCATCGTGCAGTTCCCTGTGTGTTCTGCTCCAACCAATCGCTCACAGCCCGAGCAACGTGCGACTCAACAGCGTCGCCGGTCGCACAATTAACTGACCCAAAACGCCCGTCGCCGAAAGCGCGATTAAGATGATAAACCCATAACGCTCCAACTGATCCATCCATACCTGACCTTGATTCGGCAGCAGCGCCGCGAGCAGTCGCGAGCCGTCCAGCGGCGGGATCGGGATCAAATTGAAAAGGGCCAGAAGAATATTGAGCTGCACGGCGACGGAGAAGGCAAAACGCAGCACGTTCGTTGACCACGAGCTGTGATCGAAAAACAATAAGGTCAGACGAAAGAGCAACGCAAACAGCGCAGCTAACAGGAGATTAGAGAGCGGCCCAGCCAACGCAACGACCGCGAACGATGTCCGCATGTCGCCGCGCAACTGATAGGGGTTCACCGGAACGGGCTTCGCCCAGCCAAATCCGGTTAACACAAACAGCAGGCTGCCGAATGGATCGAGGTGCGCAAGCGGGTTGAGCGTGATCCGCCCGAAGCGTTCGCCGGTGTCATCTCCGAGTTGGCGAGCGGTGAGCGCATGCGCCAACTCATGGATGGGAAATGCGACGCCGAGCAGCAGCGCTAAGACTATCAGTTGCGAGAAGACTAGGGCGACATCTCCACTGGCCAAGCCGTTGAAGACGCCGACGAGGGGACCGTTCATCAACGCCGAGATTATAGCCGGGATGACACATCCTATAATCGCCGTATATGGCGTTTATCCACGTGACGCCCATCCAAATCGGTGATGTGGTGCGGTTGCGCAAACCCCATCCATGCGGCAGCTACGATTGGACCGTAGTGCGCATCGGCGCCGATATCGGGCTGAAATGTCACACATGCGGCCGCCGCGTCCTGCTCACCCGCAGGGAGTTTGAAAGACGGCTGGAGCGAGTCGTCTCTGCCGCGCAACCAACCGGGTGAATGGTGCGCCGCGCGGTGTAATGCATCCGGGGATCAGGTATAGCGAGCCTCGTGTCCGCGCGTCATCGCGAGACGACGGCCGCAACGCGTCTATCGAAATTCCATGAAAAAGAGAATCGTCCTGCTCTACGGCAATACCGGCGGTGGCCATCGCAGCGCTGCACAGGCCATCGCTCAAGGCATCGAAATCCTCTATCCTGGCGCGTATGACGTCCAACTGGTGGATGGACTGCGCAACGTGCCATTTCTGATCAACGCTTTCACCGAAACTTACCCGTTGTGGGTCAACCACGCGCGCATATTGTATGCGCTTGGCTTTCACGCCAGCAACAACCGCCGGCGGATCATTGCGCTGCGCAACGCCCTCGAACCGCTCAGCGAAAAGACCGCAGACGCCATCGTGAAAGACCATCCGGCGGATGTGTATGTCTCGTGCCATTTGCTATTCAATCAGAGCATTCCGATGGCGCTGCGCCGGCGTAACATGCAGACGCCGTTCATCCACGTCGTCACCGATCTGGTCTCAGGGCATGTGGCGCACTACGTGACCGATGCCGACCATCTGATCGTGCCGACGGAAGAGGCGCGCGCGGAGGCGATCAAGAACCTCGTGCCCGAAGAGAAAATCAGCGTGACCGGCCAGCCGATCGCGCCGGACTTTGCCCAGCGCGTCACCCAGGGCGCTGCCACGCGGCGCGAACTAAATCTGGACGAGCGGATGACCGTACTGCTCATCGGCGGCGGCGATGGCATGGGCCGCTTGGAGGTGACAGCGCGTCAGATCGCCCTGAGCGGGCTGCCGTTGCAGCTCATCGTCGTATGCGGGCGAAACCAAACTGTAAAGGAGAATCTGGAGTTCCTGAACCCCCGTGTGCCCATGCGCGTCTTTGGCTTTGTCAACAACATCCCGGAGCTGATGGGCGCTGCGGACGTCATCGTCACCAAAGCCGGCCCTGGGACGATCTGCGAGGCGTTCGTCGCCCGCCTGCCGATCATCCTCTACGATGCGGTGCCGGGGCAGGAGGAAGGCAACGTGGATTACGTGGTCAACAGCGGCGCCGGCGTCTGGTGCCCAACGCCATGGGCGGTGCTCAAGCAGTTGAAGGAATGGCTGGCCGATCCGTTTGCGATGGAACTGGCCCGTCAGGCTTCCGCGCGCTTGGCGCGGCCGGATTCCGCGCTGCAGATTGCGCGAATCGTCCACCGCTTCGCGCAGCTTGTGCCGGACCAACCGATGAGCCGCTAGTTGCAGGCTAACAGCTCCATCCACCGCAGTCACTCTTCGTCGAAGTCGTCTTCATCGTCTTCGTCATCATCCCAGAGGAGTTCGTCTTCATCTTCGTCGTCGAAGTCCTCAAAGTCGAAATCGTCTTCGTCTTCGTCTTCCTCGTCGAAGTCTTCATCTTCATCTTCCTCGTCGAAGTCTTCCTCTTCGCCGAGTTCTTCGAGGGAAATTTCATCCTCCTCTTCGCCCTCGTCCAGAATATCGTCTTCGATATCGTCGAGGTCATCCGCGAAATCGTCATCATCCAGGTCAACGTCGAGGTCTTCATCGTCGAAGTCCTCTTCGTCGTCGTCGAGCGGAGCATAGTTGATCGGCGCAGGGGCGCTGCCCAAATGCGCAGCCATGGGGAATGCTTGTATCGCTGCTAAATGAACCGTAGCCATCAGCGTAGCGTCAAGTGATGTAGTCATTGGATTCTCACGGTATTGGCGGTCTTGGACTTCGTGCGCGATTATAAAGATGGGTCAGGGGTTGTCAACGACTTCGCTGAGATTCGGACGTGCCTGACGTGTCTGTGACGCCGGGGCTGGCACATGACGTCATCGAACGCCAACGATAGCTAAAGCGCGCCTGAAAAGTTCCGGCGCAGCCCCGAGCAGGAGTTACGCGCCAAGCGTCTAACTCGGTGCACCATCTTCAGAGGCGCCCTGAGCGCGCGATCGAACGGCCTGGATGAACTGATCGAACAGATAGCCCGCGTCGTGTGGGCCTGGCGAGGCTTCAGGGTGATATTGCACGCTGAAAGCATGGCACGCTGGCACTCGCAGCCCCTCGACACAGCCGTCGTTCAGGTTCACGTGCGTGATCTCCACCCCCGGCGGCAGGCTATCGGCGTGAACGGCGAAGCCGTGGTTATGGCTGCTGATCTCGACGCGGCCGTTGGCCAGCACCGGCTGATTGCCGCCGCGATGGCCGAACTTCATCTTGTAGGTGCGACCGCCCAACGCCAGGCCGAGGATCTGATGGCCGAGACAAATGCCAAAGATCGGCGTCCGTCCAAGCAGCCGACGCGTAGTCTCAATGGCATAGGTGCATGCCGCCGGATCGCCGGGGCCGTTCGAGAGGAACACGCCGTCCGGCTGCATGGCCAGCACCTCTTCGGCCGTCGTCGTCGCGGGGACAACGGTGATCCGGCAGCCGCGCGAGGCCAATAGGCGCAGAATGTTGCGCTTGACGCCAAAGTCGAAAGCGACAATGTGAGGCTGCGCTGCGGATGGCTCGTCGGGCTTGCGAGCGGCCGGCTCGACATACCACTGCGCGTCTACCCCCTCCACCCAGCGATAAGGTTCGTCACAGGTGACCTCGCGGGCCAGGTCGGCGCCGTTCATATCGCGGCTGGCGCGCGCCATCGCGATCAAGCGTGCCGGGTCGGTGTTGACCGAGGAGATTGCGCCGCGCATGGCGCCTTGCTCTCGGATGTGCCTGACCAGCGCGCGGGTGCTCAGCCCCATAATGCCCACCACGCCATGATCTTTTAAGTACTCGTCAAGCGGCTTCCGGCTGCGGTAGTTGCTGGCGATCGGGCTCAGCTCGCGCACGGCAAAGCCGGCCACCCAGGCGCGATGCGATTCGTCATCGTCGGGGTTTGTGCCCACATTGCCGATCTGCGGCGCAGTCATCACCACGATTTGACCGTAGTACGAAGGATCGGTGATGATTTCCTGATAGCCGGTCATCGAGGTGTTGAAGACCACCTCGCCGGTCGTCTCACCGATTTTGCCGAAGCCGGCACCTGGCCAGCAGGTGCCGTCTTCAAGCGCCAGTAAGGCAGGAGGAGATGTCATCGCGCTTCTATGCCACATGGGATTCTGCTTGCGCCCTGTCGCGCAACAATGCCCGCCACGCTTCGGGCAGCCGCGTCGGCGCGTTCAGCACGAAGTTGAAGCATACCTGAACCGTCTTGCCCGTCGCGATCAGTGCGCCATCGGCCGGGCGCGTGATGCGGTAGTGCAACGCGTACGAAGTATTGCGGATCTCGCCCGCGCTCACCGCGATGTCGAGCCGATCGCCGAGCCGCGCCGGCGCGCGATAGTCAATCTCCGCATGCGCGATGACCGTGCCGCGTTCGGGGGAGAACAGGCTGCGCATGCCGATGGCAGTGATGAAAGCGATGCGCGCCTCCTCAAAATAGGTCAGATACACCGCGTTATTGACGTGATTGTAGGCGTCCAGGTCGCGGAAGCGCACTTGCAGCGTATGCACAAACATGAGGCGTCAGGATCTCAGCAGCATCGTTACCGCTTCGGTTCTACGATCACAGACTGGATCACGTCGGCCTTAGCGTCGCCCTGAGCCGCCGTGAGCGACTTGACCACCTCCAAGCCGGAGATGACTTGGCCGATCACCGAGAAACGGCCGTCCAGCTCCAGGGTTGGCGAGTAAGTCAAGATGAACTGCGCGCTGCTGGTGTTCCCGTTGCCGAACAGCGCGACGATGCCCGGCTTGGACATCGCGCCCGGCGTCAGCTCGACGCCGCACTCGAAGCCGGGATTGCCGGCGGCCGTGGGATTGCCGAACAGGATCGCGCCGATCTGTGGGTCGTTCAAGACGACCGGCGCGCCATCGAAGTAGCCTTGTTGGGCCAGGAACACCGTCGCGTTGACGTTGACCGGCGCAAGCGCCGGATCGAGTTCGGCCACAATGTCGCCGCGATTGGTCTTGACCGTCATCACGTATTTGGCGTCCTTGCGCGTGACTTGCTCTGGCTTGGCGAAGTTGAACGTCTTCGTGCTGAGCCCGGCGATGTCCTTTGCGCGGCGATCGGCATAGCCGCGAAGCTGCGCTGCTGTGTCTGGTTGCTGGAACGCTTGCAGCGGGATGTCACGGCCGTCCAGGAAGAGCGACGGCGTGCCGCCAACGTTAGCGGCCCGGCCCGAAGCCACGTCGCGCTGCACGCGCGCAGCGACAGCGTCGCTGACCAGGTCGCGCTCAAATTGCGCAACGTCCAGTTTCAACGCCTCAGCGTAGGCCTTGAGCGTCGCCGTGATCTCGGCCAACGGTTGGTTCGACCACTCCCCCTGCTTCTCATAAAGCAAGTCATGCATCTCCCAGAACTTGCCTTGCAGCGCAGCCGCTTCGGCGGCGCGCGCAGTGGGGATCGCCTTATCATGCTGCGGGAGCGGGAAATGGCGGAAGACCAATCGCACGGTATCGCTCACCGTTCCCATGAGCGTCTTCATTTGGGGATGGAAGGCTGCGCAGGCCGGGCACTGGAAGTCGCCGTACTCAATGATCGTGGTCGCAGCCTGCGGGTTGCCCAGTATGTGGTCGTCGGCATTGACGTTGAGCGGGAAAGCCTCGCACGTCACCGGCTTGGGCAGGG is a genomic window containing:
- a CDS encoding acid sugar phosphatase, translated to MDGVLWRGSQALPGMPRFFETVRRLGIRLILATNNASKSGAEYLAKLRGLGVSVTLDEVLTAPQATAAYLARHAPEARVFVIGEPGLVAELRAKGLQVVNEQPEQATHVVVGWDRALTYDKLAEACLLIRRGAVFIGTNPDVTYPSERGIVPGNGATLAALRVSTGVEPLIIGKPQPEMMRQAMARMGGSPENTAVVGDRLDTDILGGRNAGLTTILVLTGVTSLDEARDSAIRPDYIFQDIGAVADALQQANT
- a CDS encoding transport permease protein — its product is MKHLLSELAEIWKYRALLRMLVVRDLKTRYRGSLLGVAWSFLQPLGMMLVMTFAFGIINRAPPTIQHYNVFILSGLLAWNFFSAAVTGAAGSVVANAALVKKVYFPRAILPVSVVISNLVNFLLALPMWLLVTALSGHPISLTLLMLPLVIIIQVLFNIGVSFLLSTLNVFYRDTQFILELGMLALFFLTPIWYDIDNAPQPEVGLWVRRLNPVASLVNIYQDLMYWGRPTDPYFVLRTVATAIAVLFIGYLVFRRFSPRFGEEV
- a CDS encoding glycosyl transferase family 1, translated to MHILSLAPTSFFSDYGCHVRILEEARALQALGHQVTILTYYKGSDVPGIRIVRTMPTPWHRDYEVGSSRHKFAFDALLSIRLVRVLSRNRFDVIHAHLHEGALIAGVLARPWRIPVVFDYQGSLTDELLQHRFIKANSMAHAIFRRVEQVADRIPHAVLTSTRHAASALRAKLGDRVPVQALPDGVNSQVFRPNVLSAEARAHLRARWGIAPDEPVVVFIGLLAAHQGIRNLIEAAARLKAEGRRLRWLVMGYPGVEMWQRVAAEAGALPDVIFTGRVPYLEAPRMLALGDLAVAPKLSLTEGSGKILNYMAMALPTVAFDTPAQREYLGALGVYAPPGDSEALARRVADLLDHPQRRRMLGEQLRHMAVQRFGWEHAASVITSLYEQLLARSKTQPVRARRHQQDETIL
- a CDS encoding peptidase produces the protein MNGPLVGVFNGLASGDVALVFSQLIVLALLLGVAFPIHELAHALTARQLGDDTGERFGRITLNPLAHLDPFGSLLFVLTGFGWAKPVPVNPYQLRGDMRTSFAVVALAGPLSNLLLAALFALLFRLTLLFFDHSSWSTNVLRFAFSVAVQLNILLALFNLIPIPPLDGSRLLAALLPNQGQVWMDQLERYGFIILIALSATGVLGQLIVRPATLLSRTLLGL
- a CDS encoding galactosyldiacylglycerol synthase — translated: MKKRIVLLYGNTGGGHRSAAQAIAQGIEILYPGAYDVQLVDGLRNVPFLINAFTETYPLWVNHARILYALGFHASNNRRRIIALRNALEPLSEKTADAIVKDHPADVYVSCHLLFNQSIPMALRRRNMQTPFIHVVTDLVSGHVAHYVTDADHLIVPTEEARAEAIKNLVPEEKISVTGQPIAPDFAQRVTQGAATRRELNLDERMTVLLIGGGDGMGRLEVTARQIALSGLPLQLIVVCGRNQTVKENLEFLNPRVPMRVFGFVNNIPELMGAADVIVTKAGPGTICEAFVARLPIILYDAVPGQEEGNVDYVVNSGAGVWCPTPWAVLKQLKEWLADPFAMELARQASARLARPDSALQIARIVHRFAQLVPDQPMSR
- the carA gene encoding carbamoyl-phosphate synthase small chain — translated: MTSPPALLALEDGTCWPGAGFGKIGETTGEVVFNTSMTGYQEIITDPSYYGQIVVMTAPQIGNVGTNPDDDESHRAWVAGFAVRELSPIASNYRSRKPLDEYLKDHGVVGIMGLSTRALVRHIREQGAMRGAISSVNTDPARLIAMARASRDMNGADLAREVTCDEPYRWVEGVDAQWYVEPAARKPDEPSAAQPHIVAFDFGVKRNILRLLASRGCRITVVPATTTAEEVLAMQPDGVFLSNGPGDPAACTYAIETTRRLLGRTPIFGICLGHQILGLALGGRTYKMKFGHRGGNQPVLANGRVEISSHNHGFAVHADSLPPGVEITHVNLNDGCVEGLRVPACHAFSVQYHPEASPGPHDAGYLFDQFIQAVRSRAQGASEDGAPS
- a CDS encoding thioesterase, with protein sequence MFVHTLQVRFRDLDAYNHVNNAVYLTYFEEARIAFITAIGMRSLFSPERGTVIAHAEIDYRAPARLGDRLDIAVSAGEIRNTSYALHYRITRPADGALIATGKTVQVCFNFVLNAPTRLPEAWRALLRDRAQAESHVA